A single Drosophila ananassae strain 14024-0371.13 chromosome 3L, ASM1763931v2, whole genome shotgun sequence DNA region contains:
- the LOC6494484 gene encoding transport and Golgi organization protein 11 isoform X1 → MATPQSPTPMFNGLDEDLYSEAKFAHEINDKMRVPKRIKATGEYSDEDLLLSNQNGLISSWNYHDKIDMNVPDRIVVLGHNQHLETRSAPREIQLENSILPKNPSMGLVRVQTPPRVITLTDHHFPSASEENSPIHANGRHHYLDEEEDDEAGHPATQYVRANGAARMGFHANDNHSVESDSQLTTGSASKRSQLNLQQQQYNNLDASILSQREGTPMGELTPHEEILYLRRQLAKLNRRVLNIEINNEQRTQREKIVYCLGLAYFVLKTIFWLNRN, encoded by the exons ATGGCCACCCCCCAGTCGCCGACGCCCATGTTCAATGGCCTGGACGAGGATCTGTACAGCGAGGCGAAGTTCGCCCACGAAATCAATGACAAGATGCGCGTCCCGAAGCGCATCAAAGCCACCGGGGAGTACTCGGACGAGGACCTCCTCCTCTCCAACCAGAACGGGCTCATCAGCTCGTGGAACTACCATGACAAGATAGACATGAACGTGCCGGACAGGATCGTCGTGCTGGGCCACAATCAGCACCTGGAGACGCGCTCGGCGCCCCGGGAAATCCAGCTGGAGAACTCGATTCTGCCCAAGAACCCCTCCATGGGGTTGGTGCGCGTCCAGACCCCACCGCGTGTCATCACCCTCACCGACCATCACTTCCCTTCGGCCTCCGAAGAGAACTCGCCCATTCACGCCAACGGGCGGCATCACTACctggacgaggaggaggatgacGAGGCCGGCCACCCGGCCACGCAGTACGTTAGAGCCAATGGAGCCGCTCGCATGGGCTTCCACGCCAACGACAACCACTCGGTGGAGTCGGACTCGCAG CTGACCACGGGCAGTGCCAGCAAGCGCTCGCAGCTGAatctccagcagcagcagtacaACAATCTGGACGCCTCCATACTGTCCCAGCGCGAGGGCACACCCATGGGCGAGCTGACGCCCCACGAGGAGATCCTGTATCTGCGCCGGCAGCTGGCCAAACTCAACCGCCGGGTGCTCAACATTGAGATCAACAATGAGCAGCGGACGCAGCGCGAGAAGATCGTCTACTGCCTGGGACTGGCCTACTTCGTGCTAAAGACAATATTCTGGCTGAATCGCAACTAG
- the LOC6494487 gene encoding cyclic nucleotide-gated channel rod photoreceptor subunit alpha, producing MSSMARFRKVNRPSEELDPTASASLLKSSPNILENFAYEEFLPPNHMPLQRMATTPSSASAQSKPAPKFCDTLERHAFMKYVINPQPKSVRRYSSPGEKEAQVRRSLEEITKDVKEIEQFLNATEELLQKEKQQEEQQERALSANKENKSPSPVRPITYKINAYKAPPRRHRPGSPRFYQSRLYFRNGRIGCVESSENQNNVGATHALVKHILRHEKPLVSPDSVRRVLQPETIEMTPLPGAVPEIVPDPIAVQRAEELAAATGQVVLEDEEEEEAVEETVQPVIDEDEQDVQICYNESPELQNEDRNVRAQRTPSINESEIVAVEADREILEGMEGEHRKPSSAGSLDSQGQQFLRDQVRHLVRRFTARANKVKSRIELPPTPSSSSTASSPTPPPTKSLHPSPEHKVRLVPAGQSPHRGRLFVADTPRSNVWLSLCGANNDERTLDPQGKIYISWLCVVSLSFLYNAWVIPLRASFPFQTEANTNIWLACDFCADIIYLLDVVFFKHRVMYLFEGFWVKNKNLTRKNYMRKLQFKLDLLALLPLELFYLKLGTNAVWLRFPRFFKIQSFWEVFRLLDRVISSPHFVRVAKTLTYMLYMIHITAALYYAYSDYQGLGKNRWVFSGKGHPYVRCFAFATKTATSIGKNPKPERLGEYVFMTVAWLMGVFVFALLIGQIRDIISTATRNKHEYRQLEDETLEYMRRLNLSQEVQSRVKMWFQFTWEQQRTLDESNILDALPINLKTDIAISVHIQTLSKVQLFADCEEALLRDLVLKLRAVTFLPGDFVCRKGEVGREMYIVKLGQVQVMGGPGSDVVLATLTEGSVFGEISLLGINGADRRTADVRSKGYSNLFVLSKSDLNEVIAYYPNAQAILKKRARQLMRKNAAREREEERERARSALQADVVIGNPKTPETPPKLLQTVIQALPYESPAVVLITRGSKRLRRKRQSLQMETIVEPKMEVSGVAESTQEQRNLKPGRCSPDLLSSIQQELKSKHKFINLTDSEKALISQSANNSLEDMQVVDL from the exons ATGTCCAGCATGGCGCGCTTTCGCAAG GTGAACCGTCCGAGCGAGGAGCTCGATCCCACGGCGAGTGCATCGCTGCTGAAGTCATCCCCCAATATACTTGAGAACTTTGCCTACGAGGAGTTCCTGCCGCCGAACCACATGCCCCTCCAGAGGATGGCCACCACGCCCAGTTCCGCCTCGGCCCAGTCGAAGCCGGCGCCCAAGTTCTGTGACACCCTGGAGCGACATGCCTTCATGAAGTACGTGATCAACCCTCAGCCCAAGAGCGTGCGCCGCTACTCCAGTCCGGGCGAAAAGGAGGCCCAGGTGCGACGCAGCCTGGAGGAGATCACCAAGGATGTGAAGGAGATCGAACAGTTCCTGAACGCCACCGAGGAGCTGCTGCAAAAGGAGAagcagcaggaggagcagcaggagcgGGCCTTGAGCGCCAACAAGGAGAATAAGTCGCCCAGTCCAGTTCGTCCAATCACCTACAAGATCAATGCCTACAAGGCTCCTCCCCGCCGGCATCGTCCTGGCAGTCCCAGGTTCTACCAGTCGAGGCTCTACTTCCGAAACGGTAGAATCGGCTGTGTGGAGTCCTCGGAGAACCAGAACAATGTGGGTGCCACCCATGCCCTGGTCAAGCACATCCTCCGGCATGAGAAGCCACTAGTCAGCCCGGATAGTGTGAGGAGGGTGCTCCAGCCGGAGACCATCGAGATGACTCCTCTCCCAGGAGCCGTACCGGAGATTGTGCCGGATCCCATAGCCGTTCAGCGGGCCGAGGAGCTGGCAGCCGCCACAGGCCAGGTGGTCTTGGAGGAcgaggaagaggaggaggcAGTGGAGGAGACAGTGCAGCCGGTTATCGACGAGGACGAGCAGGATGTCCAAATATGCTACAACGAGTCCCCTGAGCTCCAGAACGAAGATCGAAATGTGCGCGCCCAGAGGACTCCGTCGATAAATGAGAGCGAAATCGTGGCGGTGGAAGCTGATCGGGAAATTCTCGAGGGCATGGAGGGAGAGCACCGCAAGCCCAGCAGTGCCGGTAGCTTGGACTCCCAGGGTCAGCAGTTCCTGCGCGACCAGGTGCGCCACCTGGTCCGCCGCTTCACAGCCCGGGCTAACAAGGTCAAGTCCCGGATTGAGCTGCCACCCACTCCCTCGTCCAGCAGCACAGCCAGCTCGCCAACTCCGCCACCCACCAAGAGCCTGCATCCTTCGCCGGAGCACAAGGTGCGTCTGGTGCCGGCGGGTCAGTCCCCGCATCGCGGCCGACTCTTTGTGGCGGACACTCCGCGATCCAATGTCTGGCTCAGCTTGTGCGGCGCCAACAACGACGAGAGGACCCTGGATCCGCAGGGAAAGATCTACATCTCGTGGCTGTGTGTGGTGTCCCTATCGTTCCTCTACAATGCCTGGGTTATTCCGCTACGCGCCTCCTTCCCCTTCCAGACCGAGGCGAACACCAACATCTGGCTGGCCTGCGATTTCTGTGCCGATATCATTTATCTCTTGGACGTGGTGTTCTTCAAGCACCGGGTCATGTATCTCTTCGAGGGATTCTGGGTGAAGAACAAGAATCTGACCAGGAAGAACTACATGAGAAAGCTTCAGTTCAAG CTGGATTTGTTGGCGCTCCTCCCGCTGGAACTGTTCTATCTGAAACTGGGAACCAACGCGGTGTGGCTCCGTTTTCCACGTTTCTTCAAGATCCAAAGCTTCTGGGAAGTGTTCCGTCTCCTGGATCGTGTTATATCTTCGCCACATTTC GTGCGAGTGGCCAAAACCCTGACCTACATGCTGTACATGATCCACATCACAGCCGCCCTCTACTATGCCTACAGTGACTACCAGGGACTGGGCAAGAACCGCTGGGTCTTCAGTGGCAAGGGACATCCTTATGTTCGGTGCTTCGCCTTCGCCACCAAAACGGCCACCTCCATAGGGAAGAATCCGAAGCCGGAGCGACTGGGAGAGTACGTCTTCATGACTGTGGCCTGGCTGATGGGGGTTTTTGTCTTCGCCTTGCTGATCGGACAGATCCGGGACATCATCTCCACGGCCACGCGAAATAAGCATGAGTACCGCCAGCTGGAGGACGAGACCTTGGAGTACATGAGACGCCTCAATCTCTCCCAGGAGGTGCAGTCCAGGGTGAAGATGTGGTTTCAGTTTACCTGGGAGCAGCAGAGAACTTTGG ATGAATCGAACATCCTGGATGCTTTACCCATAAACCTAAAAACCGACATCGCCATCTCCGTGCACATCCAAACCCTCTCCAAGGTCCAACTCTTTGCTGATTGCGAGGAGGCTTTGCTCCGGGATCTGGTCCTGAAACTGAGAGCCGTCACCTTCCTTCCCGGAGACTTTGTTTGCCGGAAAGGAGAGGTGGGACGAGAGATGTACATCGTGAAGCTGGGCCAAGTGCAGGTAATGGGTGGCCCCGGCAGCGACGTGGTTCTAGCCACTCTCACCGAAGGCTCTGTTTTCGGGGAAATCAGTCTGCTGGGCATTAATGGAGCCGATCGCCGGACCGCGGATGTACGTTCCAAGGGCTACTCCAACCTGTTCGTACTGTCCAAGTCCGACTTGAACGAGGTCATCGCCTACTATCCCAACGCCCAGGCCATTCTGAAGAAGAGGGCGCGTCAGCTCATGAGAAAGAATGCGGCTAGGGAGCGGGAGGAGGAACGAGAGCGCGCACGCAGTGCCCTTCAGGCGGATGTGGTGATTGGGAATCCCAAGACCCCGGAGACCCCACCGAAGTTGCTACAGACGGTCATTCAGGCGCTTCCCTATGAATCACCCGCCGTGGTGCTCATTACCCGTGGTTCCAAGCGTTTGCGGCGCAAGCGTCAGTCCCTTCAGATGGAGACCATTGTGGAGCCCAAGATGGAAGTCAGTGGCGTCGCTGAGTCGACCCAGGAGCAACGGAATTTGAAGCCTGGACGATGTTCGCCCGACTTACTCTCCTCCATCCAACAGGAGCTGAAGTCCAAGCACAAGTTCATCAACCTCACG
- the LOC6494484 gene encoding transport and Golgi organization protein 11 isoform X2, with protein sequence MLTTGSASKRSQLNLQQQQYNNLDASILSQREGTPMGELTPHEEILYLRRQLAKLNRRVLNIEINNEQRTQREKIVYCLGLAYFVLKTIFWLNRN encoded by the exons atg CTGACCACGGGCAGTGCCAGCAAGCGCTCGCAGCTGAatctccagcagcagcagtacaACAATCTGGACGCCTCCATACTGTCCCAGCGCGAGGGCACACCCATGGGCGAGCTGACGCCCCACGAGGAGATCCTGTATCTGCGCCGGCAGCTGGCCAAACTCAACCGCCGGGTGCTCAACATTGAGATCAACAATGAGCAGCGGACGCAGCGCGAGAAGATCGTCTACTGCCTGGGACTGGCCTACTTCGTGCTAAAGACAATATTCTGGCTGAATCGCAACTAG
- the LOC6494485 gene encoding uncharacterized protein LOC6494485 isoform X1 — MAASKQSKAKHKSKKQRPCGEPVSSRGALAHSGYSWAISDFFVLCFFEDSTSRGVFEDRMSNTVKATVPFRFTDERTLLFVILYGREPCLWNKKQYLQRARNAAYRRLQTGINSVTEPHEAHLTVQGVKMKIKNLRSAYHQELKKIRLNPEYQPKTPWFGPLHEFLGEFIDTNELSSPKTPPLKRLQIRLTRIKPVKNQPEVKMEPEEVACPEARSEAPTTFTVLPMPLAISMDIPPTPPDSISKILEANWAPPPVPIEEPDPVPAGSSASEKGEVLGSTQGSVTEAGTGVGMRGEDEFTYFGLNVAAQLRNMPLASTLVMQSKIQYMLAVERRKISGHSTDVNIFK; from the exons ATGGCTGCGAGCaagcaaagcaaagcaaagcaCAAAAGTAAAAAGCAGAGACCATGTGGGGAACCCGTCAGTTCGCGAGGAGCACTGGCCCATAGTGGTTATAGCTGGGCTATATCAGATTTTTTCGTTTTGTGCTTTTTTGAAGATAGCACCAGTAGAGGTGTATTTGAGGACAGGATGTCCAACACAGTTAAGGCCACGGTGCCATTTCGGTTCACGGATGAGCGTACCCTGCTCTTCGTTATCCTCTACGGAAGGGAACCATGTCTCTGGAACAAGAAACAGTACTTGCAGCGAGCTCGGAACGCCGCCTATCGTCGCTTGCAGACGGGGATCAATTCCGTTACTGAGCCCCACGAAGCCCACCTCACCGTGCAGGGCGTGAAGATGAAGATTAAGAACCTGCGAAGCGCCTATCATCAGGAGCTCAAGAAGATCAGATTGAATCCCGAGTACCAGCCGAAGACCCCATGGTTCGGCCCACTCCACGAGTTCCTCGGCGAATTCATTGATACG AACGAACTGTCTTCCCCCAAGACACCTCCGCTGAAGCGTCTGCAGATCCGCCTGACTAGGATAAAACCCGTAAAGAATCAGCCGGAGGTCAAGATGGAACCAGAGGAGGTGGCGTGTCCGGAGGCGCGATCGGAAGCCCCAACCACGTTCACTGTTCTGCCCATGCCCTTGGCCATCAGCATGGACATCCCACCCACTCCTCCTGACTCGATCTCAAAGATTCTGGAAGCTAACTGGGCTCCACCTCCGGTTCCTATCGAAGAGCCGGATCCTGTTCCAGCTGGAAGTTCCGCCTCCGAAAAGGGCGAGGTGCTGGGAAGTACGCAGGGGTCAGTGACTGAAGCCGGAACTGGAGTGGGAATGCGCGGCGAGGACGAGTTCACCTACTTTGGCTTGAATGTGGCTGCCCAGCTCCGCAACATGCCACTGGCCAGTACCCTGGTCATGCAGTCGAAGATCCAGTACATGCTCGCGGTGGAGAGACGAAAGATTTCGGGCCATTCCACGGACGTGAACATTTTTAAATAG
- the LOC6496107 gene encoding high mobility group protein D has translation MADKPKRPLSAYMLWLNSARDSIKRENPGIKVTEVAKKGGELWRAMKDKSEWEAKAAKAKDDYDRAVKEFEANGGSSAANGGGKKRAKPAKKASKKSKKDESDEDDDDESE, from the exons ATGGCCGACAAACCAAAACGCCCACTCTCCGCCTACATGCTGTGGCTCAACAGTGCCCGTGACTCCATCAAGAGGGAAAACCCCGGCATCAAGGTTACCGAGGTGGCCAAGAAGGGAGGTGAATTATGGCGGGCAATGAAGGACAAGTCG GAGTGGGAGGCCAAGGCTGCCAAGGCCAAGGACGACTACGATCGCGCCGTCAAGGAGTTCGAGGCCAATGGTGGCAGCAGTGCTGCCAACGGCGGCGGCAAGAAGCGCGCGAAACCCGCGAAAAAGGCGTCGAAGAAGAGCAAGAAGGACGAGTCCGACgaggacgatgacgatgaGAGCGAGTAA
- the LOC6496108 gene encoding MIT domain-containing protein 1: MTTTSKPYADMDDGELPKLEPIINALKCEQTGHIMEAILLYEESIFRLTQMAEEEPTRRQLCGKYLKMYEARAKQLREQVKGHLHSSRMLDHISIERGARGRSYQRLFGPYLDDSVREAHLNEPHLTESHHFRNLLHFFEVLVKNCRYLKYIRLTTRPDPGSPKNQLHILQQMKSDLGSGNIQMNFQMDDSLHDRKIVLSSGVVIKIGRGLHYFEPVESSYSLGLCDFDFRKCLATEVDIWKCRAFAKRPKDTGDSESQDAKEDRSSDRAEGRAYSSD; the protein is encoded by the coding sequence ATGACAACTACCAGCAAACCCTACGCCGACATGGACGACGGCGAGCTGCCCAAACTGGAGCCCATCATCAACGCCCTCAAATGCGAGCAGACGGGCCACATCATGGAGGCCATCCTGCTGTACGAGGAGAGCATCTTCCGGCTGACCCAGATGGCCGAGGAGGAGCCGACCCGGCGGCAGTTGTGCGGCAAGTACCTGAAGATGTACGAGGCGCGGGCCAAACAGCTGCGGGAACAGGTGAAGGGCCACTTGCACTCCAGCCGGATGCTCGACCACATCAGCATCGAGCGGGGTGCGAGGGGCCGGAGCTACCAGCGGCTGTTTGGCCCCTACTTGGACGACAGTGTCAGGGAGGCCCATCTGAACGAGCCGCATCTCACCGAATCCCACCACTTTCGCAACCTGCTCCACTTCTTCGAGGTTCTGGTGAAGAACTGTCGCTATCTGAAGTACATTCGGCTCACCACCCGGCCGGATCCAGGGTCCCCGAAGAACCAGCTGCACATCCTGCAGCAGATGAAGAGCGACTTGGGCAGCGGCAACATCCAGATGAACTTCCAGATGGACGACAGCCTGCACGACCGCAAGATCGTCCTCAGTTCGGGCGTGGTGATCAAAATCGGAAGGGGCCTGCACTATTTCGAGCCCGTGGAGAGCTCGTATAGCCTGGGACTCTGCGACTTTGATTTCCGCAAGTGCCTCGCCACGGAAGTGGACATCTGGAAGTGCCGGGCCTTCGCCAAGCGACCGAAGGACACAGGTGACAGCGAGTCACAAGACGCCAAGGAGGATCGCAGCAGCGACAGGGCCGAGGGCCGAGCATACTCGAGTGATTAG
- the LOC6494485 gene encoding uncharacterized protein LOC6494485 isoform X2 has product MAASKQSKAKHKSKKQRPCGEPVSSRGALAHSGYSWAISDFFVLCFFEDSTSRGVFEDRMSNTVKATVPFRFTDERTLLFVILYGREPCLWNKKQYLQRARNAAYRRLQTGINSVTEPHEAHLTVQGVKMKIKNLRSAYHQELKKIRLNPEYQPKTPWFGPLHEFLGEFIDTVIVLSNINLLSTSKVTLRDSLLTRTNLRRFSIAIT; this is encoded by the coding sequence ATGGCTGCGAGCaagcaaagcaaagcaaagcaCAAAAGTAAAAAGCAGAGACCATGTGGGGAACCCGTCAGTTCGCGAGGAGCACTGGCCCATAGTGGTTATAGCTGGGCTATATCAGATTTTTTCGTTTTGTGCTTTTTTGAAGATAGCACCAGTAGAGGTGTATTTGAGGACAGGATGTCCAACACAGTTAAGGCCACGGTGCCATTTCGGTTCACGGATGAGCGTACCCTGCTCTTCGTTATCCTCTACGGAAGGGAACCATGTCTCTGGAACAAGAAACAGTACTTGCAGCGAGCTCGGAACGCCGCCTATCGTCGCTTGCAGACGGGGATCAATTCCGTTACTGAGCCCCACGAAGCCCACCTCACCGTGCAGGGCGTGAAGATGAAGATTAAGAACCTGCGAAGCGCCTATCATCAGGAGCTCAAGAAGATCAGATTGAATCCCGAGTACCAGCCGAAGACCCCATGGTTCGGCCCACTCCACGAGTTCCTCGGCGAATTCATTGATACGGTAATTGTGCTTTCTAACATAAATCTCCTATCTACTTCGAAGGTGACTCTCCGCGATAGTCTCTTAACCCGAACTAATCTGAGGCGCTTTTCTATCGCTATCACTTGA
- the LOC6496109 gene encoding lamin-B receptor — translation MERRLRRPRRTDELAPAASASASAAPLSTQPSLLPVTRRAGSLTAAVASAPSGISTRTRTSPSRNKGPAAAPPSPELGPRTRRSSRPRSSVGPITGSSLPVKAPAKVPTPIREVPEISSPGRLSASSLPLALTTNTSSRAPNKSLNTSSVNSNNFSSTTTTTSTTTTERIEIRAEGDSEVDTDSIRKRITERLRRSVSKTISNLAGTPVTNTEEGSRYSRSVSRSVYDDEKSSKRSYSTGEEEEDEDLEEEQFRSFNATRQSATPAEISCRQVKAPQEFGGWLGAFLLLLLVPTAVYYLSWSCTARNSCQFKSLNPAILLDWNYLSRQVFQTRVVGAFAAYQVVVFLLVALLPGRRVHLTRETYKFNSLGVAVTLLIAGGIAEYLKYPVVTFILRHYLRFCIYGLVGAFVAAAWSYWRVDTAKYNVLRQTLTNDYGRSGSFVVDFALGRQLNPKWLGRVDWKQFYYRLSLVSTLLYAACYIYQTLVWPQKPQLTEEGYLHVARYYWNNVNYDPGTLLSASCLVIYVLDAIIFEHHLSSSFELQHEGYGCLLLLRYAATPYLLTAVTKYFYEQRVPISCWYAPLGVVALLALGLLLKRFSCAYKYKYRLNSQSPIFANIETIHTYQGSRLLLAGTWGWVRQPNYLGDILALLALAAPLALRPAWPPLLGLSLIVILLLHRATRANARNQARYHSSWHRYSSQVRHYILPRIY, via the exons ATGGAGCGACGCCTGAGACGCCCGCGTCGCACCGACGAACTGGCTCCCGCAGCCTCAGCCTCGGCCTCGGCAGCACCCCTCTCCACACAGCCCAGCCTGCTGCCAGTAACCCGGCGAGCGGGCTCCCTAACAGCGGCAGTTGCCTCCGCCCCTTCGGGCATCTCCACCCGCACACGTACCTCGCCGTCGCGCAACAAAGGGCCAGCAGCTGCTCCCCCATCTCCGGAACTAGGACCGCGCACTCGCCGCTCCAGCCGCCCCCGATCCTCTGTGGGCCCAATAACCGGATCCTCGCTGCCCGTCAAGGCCCCGGCGAAGGTCCCCACACCCATACGCGAGGTGCCCGAG ATTTCATCGCCCGGTCGTCTGTCTGCGAGCAGTCTGCCCCTCGCCCTGACCACCAACACCAGCAGCCGGGCCCCGAACAAGTCCCTCAACACCAGCTCGGTGAACAGTAACAACttcagcagcaccaccacaaccaccagCACCACTACCACCGAGCGCATCGAAATCCGCGCCGAGGGTGACAGCGAGGTGGACACGGACTCCATTCGCAAGCGCATCACCGAGCGCCTGAGGCGTTCTGTCTCCAAAACCATTTCCAACTTGGCGGGAACCCCAGTCACCAACACAGAAGAGGGCAGTCGCTACAGTCGGAGTGTGTCCCGCTCTGTGTACGACGACGAGAAGTCCTCGAAGCGCAGCTACTCCACcggcgaggaggaggaggacgaggatCTGGAAGAGGAGCAGTTCCGTAGCTTCAATGCCACTAGGCAGTCGGCCACGCCGGCGGAGATTTCGTGCCGCCAGGTGAAGGCGCCCCAGGAGTTCGGGGGCTGGTTGGGGGCcttcctgctgctgctcctggtgCCCACCGCTGTGTACTATCTCAGCTGGAGCTGCACGGCCAGAAACTCCTGTCAGTTCAAGTCGCTGAATCCGGCCATCTTGCTGGATTGGAACTATCTGTCGCGCCAAGTGTTCCAGACGCGCGTGGTTGGCGCCTTTGCTGCCTATCAGGTTGTGGTCTTCCTGCTGGTGGCCCTGCTGCCCGGCCGAAGGGTCCACCTCACTCGCGAGACCTACAAGTTCAACTCGCTGGGAGTGGCCGTCACTTTGCTGATTGCCGGCGGCATAGCCGAGTATCTGAAGTATCCGGTGGTCACCTTCATCCTGCGCCACTATCTTCGTTTCTGCATTTACGGACTGGTGGGGGCCTTCGTGGCTGCCGCCTGGAGCTACTGGCGCGTGGACACCGCCAAGTACAATGTGCTGCGCCAGACCCTGACGAATGACTACGGGAGATCCGGTAGCTTTGTGGTCGACTTCGCCCTCGGCAGGCAGCTGAATCCCAAGTGGCTGGGACGTGTCGATTGGAAGCAGTTCTACTACCGTCTATCCCTGGTGAGCACTCTGCTGTACGCCGCCTGCTACATCTACCAGACGCTCGTCTGGCCGCAGAAGCCCCAGCTGACGGAGGAGGGCTACCTGCACGTGGCTCGCTACTACTGGAACAACGTGAACTACGACCCGGGCACCCTGCTCTCGGCCAGCTGCCTGGTGATCTACGTCCTCGACGCCATTATTTTCGAGCACCACCTGAGCTCCTCCTTTGAACTGCAACACGAGGGCTACGGCTGCCTGCTGCTCCTCCGCTACGCAGCCACTCCCTATCTGCTGACCGCGGTGACCAAGTACTTCTACGAGCAGCGGGTGCCCATCTCCTGCTGGTACGCCCCCCTGGGAGTGGTTGCTCTGCTGGCCCTGGGTCTCCTGCTGAAGCGCTTCAGCTGCGCCTACAAGTACAAGTACCGCTTGAACTCGCAGAGCCCGATCTTCGCCAACATCGAGACGATTCACACATACCAGGGCAGCCGTCTGCTGTTGGCCGGCACGTGGGGATGGGTGAGACAGCCCAACTACCTGGGCGACATCCTGGCTCTCCTGGCCCTCGCCGCCCCCCTGGCCCTGCGTCCTGCCTGGCCGCCATTGCTGGGCCTAAGTCTGATCGTTATCCTGCTGCTGCACCGCGCCACTCGAGCGAACGCCCGGAACCAGGCGCGCTACCACTCGTCGTGGCATCGTTACAGCTCCCAGGTGCGCCACTACATCCTGCCCCGGATCTACTAA
- the LOC6494486 gene encoding high mobility group protein Z, whose product MSGERPKRPLSAYMLWLNENREQIKKDNPGSKVTDIAKRGGELWRGLKDKSEWEQKAIKMKEDYNKAVKEYEANGGTDSGAPKKRKKQAAKPAKKAKKKESSEEEEEDESE is encoded by the exons ATGAGTGGAGAGCGCCCGAAGCGTCCTTTGTCAGCCTACATGCTGTGGCTCAACGAGAACCGCGAACAGATCAAGAAGGATAACCCCGGCAGCAAGGTGACAGACATCGCCAAGCGCGGCGGTGAGCTCTGGCGCGGACTGAAAGACAAATCC GAGTGGGAACAGAAGGCCATCAAGATGAAGGAGGACTACAACAAGGCGGTGAAGGAGTACGAGGCCAACGGCGGCACCGATTCGGGGGCGCCCAAGAAGCGAAAGAAGCAGGCCGCCAAGCCCGCCAAGAAGGCCAAGAAGAAAGAGTCctccgaggaggaggaggaggacgagagCGAGTAG